One Polaribacter sp. SA4-12 genomic window carries:
- a CDS encoding sensor histidine kinase — MAAKNSINDKLRRRAETKVDKNLDLLKDVTLDNAKVLLHELEVHQIELEMQNEELRETQHRLEEVKDQYTDLFDFAPIGYLVLDKKGVIVNINLTACDLLGVERALIKGKPLSAYMENGESQKLFLKLQDAFKTGNLEHFELEMRHKSNTFFTASLQGIITLDKNQSDYLCRISFQDITSTKEAEAIILRHKILKKEKEIIQQYLDLAPIIFLLLDTDNQVQMINQKGCHLIGGKVQDIIGENLFEVFLRDFDTNSTEETFLNYKKDSTSIPSNFESKLINTVGKTQIISWTNVGLLDDKGKLTSTLMAGEDITERKKIENIKEQYTQDLEDIVEQRTLKLTEALHNEKMVNEMKTAFVSMASHEFRTPLTSVMSSAILLNKYNNLQQYNKQPRHINRIKSSVKQLTEILEDFLSMDKLERGIVKTNKDSFNLKILTQEILKELEWSLKEKQLIHFEYKGDSMVVLDRKILKNVFMNLITNAIKYSDTDILVTTTVKDNIVSIGFIDKGIGIPKEDQKHLFSKFFRAKNAANIQGTGLGLSIVKHYVDLLNGEISYESKLGEGSKFYISLPQKT, encoded by the coding sequence ATGGCAGCTAAAAATTCCATAAATGATAAATTAAGAAGAAGAGCAGAAACTAAGGTTGATAAAAATCTAGATTTGCTTAAAGATGTTACTTTGGATAATGCCAAGGTTTTACTGCACGAACTTGAAGTACACCAGATAGAACTGGAAATGCAAAATGAAGAGTTACGTGAAACCCAACATCGTCTTGAAGAGGTAAAAGATCAATATACAGATTTGTTTGATTTTGCTCCTATAGGTTACTTAGTATTAGATAAAAAAGGAGTAATTGTAAACATTAATCTTACAGCCTGTGATCTTCTAGGTGTTGAACGCGCATTAATTAAAGGCAAACCTCTTTCTGCTTATATGGAAAATGGTGAATCTCAAAAATTATTCCTAAAATTACAGGATGCTTTTAAAACAGGTAATCTTGAACATTTTGAGCTTGAAATGAGACATAAAAGCAACACTTTTTTCACAGCATCACTTCAAGGTATTATAACATTAGATAAAAATCAATCAGATTATTTATGTAGAATTTCATTTCAAGATATAACTAGTACCAAAGAAGCTGAAGCCATAATACTTAGACATAAGATTTTAAAAAAAGAAAAAGAAATAATACAGCAATATTTAGATTTAGCTCCTATTATTTTTCTTTTATTAGATACAGATAATCAGGTGCAAATGATTAACCAAAAAGGATGTCATTTAATAGGTGGAAAAGTTCAAGATATAATTGGGGAAAATTTGTTTGAGGTTTTTTTAAGGGATTTTGATACTAATTCTACTGAAGAAACCTTTTTAAATTATAAAAAAGATAGCACATCAATCCCTTCTAACTTTGAAAGTAAATTGATAAATACTGTTGGTAAAACACAAATTATATCGTGGACAAATGTCGGTTTGTTAGACGATAAAGGAAAACTTACAAGTACTTTAATGGCAGGTGAAGACATTACCGAACGAAAAAAAATAGAGAACATTAAAGAACAATACACACAAGATCTTGAAGATATAGTAGAGCAAAGAACACTCAAGTTGACTGAAGCTTTACATAACGAAAAAATGGTAAACGAAATGAAAACGGCATTTGTTTCTATGGCATCTCATGAGTTTCGCACACCATTAACCAGCGTAATGTCATCTGCTATCTTATTAAACAAATATAATAACCTCCAACAATACAATAAACAACCACGACATATAAATCGTATTAAATCTTCCGTAAAACAACTTACAGAAATACTCGAAGATTTTCTATCAATGGATAAATTAGAACGAGGAATTGTAAAGACAAATAAAGATTCTTTTAATTTAAAGATATTAACTCAAGAAATACTAAAAGAACTAGAATGGTCTTTAAAAGAAAAACAACTCATACATTTTGAATACAAAGGAGACTCTATGGTTGTTTTGGATAGAAAAATCTTAAAAAATGTATTTATGAACCTAATTACGAATGCCATAAAGTATTCTGACACGGATATATTAGTTACTACAACTGTAAAGGATAATATTGTCTCTATTGGTTTTATAGATAAAGGAATTGGTATTCCTAAAGAAGACCAAAAACATCTATTCAGCAAGTTCTTTAGAGCAAAGAACGCTGCTAATATTCAAGGAACTGGGCTTGGTTTAAGTATTGTAAAACATTATGTTGATTTATTGAATGGAGAAATTTCTTATGAAAGTAAATTAGGAGAAGGTTCTAAGTTTTACATTTCATTACCACAAAAAACTTAA
- a CDS encoding BON domain-containing protein, with amino-acid sequence MKTDAEIKEDVLDELAWQPNIDETQIGVIVENGVVTLSGVVNNYAKKLAAEKAVKSVDGVKAVAEDIKVIYGVNYKKTDKEIAKAVVNAFEWNSSVPEDDITIKVENGWVYLSGEVQWMYQKNAAKNTIKNLLGVKGVSNSIKLENNIEPKEVKDRIKKAFHRMAMLDSNAITLETHGHTVTLRGKVHSIKEKEDAETAAYNAPGVYDVKNELKVQYSTEYA; translated from the coding sequence ATGAAAACAGATGCAGAAATTAAAGAAGATGTACTAGATGAATTAGCATGGCAACCTAATATCGATGAAACTCAAATTGGAGTTATTGTTGAAAACGGAGTAGTAACCCTAAGTGGTGTTGTTAATAATTACGCTAAAAAATTAGCTGCAGAAAAAGCAGTAAAAAGTGTTGATGGTGTAAAGGCAGTAGCTGAAGACATTAAAGTTATTTACGGAGTAAATTACAAAAAAACAGATAAAGAAATTGCAAAAGCTGTTGTAAATGCTTTTGAATGGAATTCTTCTGTTCCTGAAGATGATATTACCATAAAAGTAGAAAACGGTTGGGTTTACCTATCTGGTGAAGTACAATGGATGTATCAAAAAAATGCTGCAAAAAATACAATTAAAAATTTATTGGGTGTAAAAGGTGTAAGTAATTCTATTAAATTAGAAAACAATATTGAACCTAAAGAAGTAAAAGACAGAATTAAAAAAGCTTTTCATAGAATGGCAATGCTAGATTCTAATGCTATTACTCTTGAAACTCATGGCCACACAGTAACATTACGAGGAAAAGTACATTCTATTAAAGAAAAAGAAGATGCAGAAACAGCTGCATATAATGCTCCTGGAGTTTACGATGTTAAAAACGAACTTAAAGTACAGTATAGTACAGAATATGCGTAG